A window of Flavobacterium psychrophilum genomic DNA:
TTAAGATCCTAAAATTTGCAAAGGAAAAAGATTTACAAACCCAGGTAATCTTAATGACCGGCTATACAGATATTAAAACTGCTGTTAATTCAATCAAAGACGGTGCTTTTGATTACGTTGGTAAGCCAATTAACCCCGACGAGATACTTCACACTATCGGTTTAGCACTTAACAAAAAGAATTCTAAAGAGGTTGCTCCTGCTTCTCAGCAAAAAGAAAAAAAAACAGCTACGGCATCATCTCCTTTATCCTTTGTAAAAGGTATCAGTTCTGATTCGCAACGTCTTCATGAGCATATTGAATTAGTCGCTCCAACAAACATGTCAGTTCTTATTATCGGAGATAGCGGTACAGGTAAAGAATATATTGCGCAATCAATACATGTATTGAGTAAAAGATCGGCTAAACCCTTTATAGCAGTAGATTGTGGCGCGATTCCGAAAGATTTGGCATCCAGTGAGTTTTTTGGTCATATTAAAGGCTCTTTTACTGGTGCTGTTAATGATAAGACCGGACACTTTGAAGCTGCTAATGGGGGAACCCTATTTTTAGATGAAGTGGGAAACCTATCGTATGAAGTACAGGTGCAATTGTTGCGTGCGCTGCAGGAACGCAAAATAAAGCCTGTAGGAAGTAATAATGAGGTTAAAGTAGATATTAGGGTCATTGCTGCGACAAATGAGGATTTAAACGAAGCCGTTAAGCGTGGCGACTTTAGGGAAGACCTTTACCACAGGCTTAATGAATTCTCGATTAAAGCGCCAAGGCTTTCTGAAAGAAAACAGGACATTATGATTTTTGCTAATCATTTCCTTGCACAGGCGAATGATGACCTTGAAAAAGAAGTAGAAGGTTTTGACCAGGAAGTTACCGACTTATTCAAAAACTACGATTGGCCGGGTAATCTCAGAGAGATGAAGAATATAATAAAACGTTCGGTTTTATTAACAAAATCAAATCTTATTCATCTTGAAGTATTGCCTAACGAAATGCAGGAAGCAATGCGCGCAGCAAGTTCACTTTCCGGTTATTCTAAAAGTAACGAGGAGCAGGCTATACGTCAGGCACTTGAAAAAGCAAACTACAATAAGTCTAAGGCTGCGATATTACTCGATATTGACAGGAAAACACTTTATAATAAGCTAAAGCTTTATAATATAGATCTTTAATTTACTTCTTTAGCTAATTCCAGGCATAGTGTTTCCAATTTGCTACACAGCCTATTCACGTAAGCTGTCAATTCAGATGGTTCCATATCAATAACCCTGTCTTCTAATGGTAGTAGTAATTCTACGATAGAGAACACTTCCATTTGTTTTAGCATCGGAATCATTTTGTGTGCTATTTCCGCAAGTCTTTGCTCATTGGCTTCAAAAGCTGCGTCCTTAAGCGATTCACAATTGTCAATAGCACTATCTATAAATGTATTTACTATAGTTCGTAAAGAGGTAGGATCATTATTTGTAAACTGTGACAGGCTTCTTAAATTGTAAAGAGTATTGGTCTCTACATTTATGAATTTTTCTGCAGTGGGTATTGTAGGTTGCTTATGAGTCGTTTGTTGACTACTAAAAATATAAGATATAAGATTTAATAATTTTTCCAGCTGTATAGGTTTGGGATGGTGTCCGGTAAAACCGGCATCAGTAAAATCTTTATCTGTTAAATCTCTCTTGCCAGAAAGTGCAATGACAGGAAGTGAAGCAATACTATTATGTTCGTTGCCACGTATGGATTTTATCAATTCAAAACCGTCTAAAGAAGGCATCTGAATATCCGTCAGCATAAGATCAAAATTTTCTTCTTCGAGTAAAGAAATTACCGACAAGGCATTTATTTCGGTACGCAAAACTACAGGATAATTCGCAAGCAACTCTTTCATTAAGGTGAGCTGCATGTTGTCAT
This region includes:
- a CDS encoding chemotaxis protein CheY produces the protein MSSKILVIDDDTAFCVMLKTFLQKKGFEVTNAFTGDEAQSEINKQIFDVVLTDIRLPDSDGLKILKFAKEKDLQTQVILMTGYTDIKTAVNSIKDGAFDYVGKPINPDEILHTIGLALNKKNSKEVAPASQQKEKKTATASSPLSFVKGISSDSQRLHEHIELVAPTNMSVLIIGDSGTGKEYIAQSIHVLSKRSAKPFIAVDCGAIPKDLASSEFFGHIKGSFTGAVNDKTGHFEAANGGTLFLDEVGNLSYEVQVQLLRALQERKIKPVGSNNEVKVDIRVIAATNEDLNEAVKRGDFREDLYHRLNEFSIKAPRLSERKQDIMIFANHFLAQANDDLEKEVEGFDQEVTDLFKNYDWPGNLREMKNIIKRSVLLTKSNLIHLEVLPNEMQEAMRAASSLSGYSKSNEEQAIRQALEKANYNKSKAAILLDIDRKTLYNKLKLYNIDL